A genomic region of Microtus ochrogaster isolate Prairie Vole_2 chromosome 15, MicOch1.0, whole genome shotgun sequence contains the following coding sequences:
- the LOC101991740 gene encoding lymphocyte antigen 6D: MLRMKTALLLLLALAVATSPAWALQCYVCSSSTNCMKPQTCPASSQFCKTATTVNTLSGNLVKKECADSCVSNHSQQGQISSGSWAVHCCQGDLCNGKLYSAASVRAPFSSATLGLAMSLGLLALMALSL, encoded by the exons ATGCTTAGGATGAAGACGGCTCTGCTACTCCTCCTTGCCTTGGCTGTGGCCACTAGCCCAG CCTGGGCGCTCCAATGTTATGTGTGCAGCAGCAGCACCAACTGTATGAAGCCTCAGACCTGCCCAGCCAGCTCCCAGTTTTGTAAAACTGCCACCACAG TGAACACTCTGTCTGGGAACCTGGTGAAGAAAGAATGTGCAGACTCGTGCGTTTCCAACCACAGCCAGCAGGGCCAGATCAGCAGCGGTTCCTGGGCCGTACATTGCTGCCAGGGCGACCTGTGCAACGGGAAGCTTTACAGCGCTGCATCTGTACGTGCCCCGTTTAGCAGCGCCACCCTGGGCCTGGCAATGAGCCTGGGCCTCCTCGCTCTTATGGCTCTCAGCCTGTAA
- the Lynx1 gene encoding ly-6/neurotoxin-like protein 1, producing the protein MTSLLTVLLVVLVGLPVAQALECHVCAYNGDNCFKPMRCPAMATYCMTTRTYFTPYRMKVRKSCVPSCFETVYDGYSKHASATSCCQYYLCNGAGFPTPVTLALVPVLLATFWSLL; encoded by the exons ATGACATCCCTGCTCACGGTGCTCCTGGTGGTTCTAGTGGGCCTGCCTGTGG CCCAGGCTCTGGAGTGTCACGTGTGTGCCTACAACGGAGACAACTGCTTCAAACCCATGCGCTGCCCAGCCATGGCCACCTACTGCATGACCACTCGTACTT ACTTCACCCCGTACCGGATGAAAGTGAGGAAGTCGTGCGTACCCAGCTGCTTTGAGACCGTGTACGATGGCTACTCCAAGCATGCATCTGCCACCTCCTGTTGCCAGTACTACCTCTGCAATGGGGCTGGCTTTCCTACCCCAGTGACCTTGGCCCTGGTCCCAGTACTCCTGGCCACCTTCTGGAGCTTGCTGTGA